A stretch of DNA from Armigeres subalbatus isolate Guangzhou_Male unplaced genomic scaffold, GZ_Asu_2 Contig622, whole genome shotgun sequence:
AACCAGGAACTTCTCTTTCAAGAAGTTAGTCGAGAGCTTATTGGAAGGATGTAGATTTCGCATAAGAACGACATCACCAATCGCGATGTCGCTTAGCTTTGCTCTACGATTGGTATCTTCTCGTTCTTTTCCCAAAAATTTCTGAGCTTTATCTCGATCAGAGAAATCTGCAAAAGTAACTGCTGTAGAGAGATCTTCCAGATCAGGAAGCTTCGAGCGTGGTTTTCGATTTTGAAGGAGCTCATTCGGAGTCTTACCGGTGGTTGAATGCGGTGTATTGTTATACATATCTAAATATCGATCCAGCTCCGCACGCCAGGTGCCGTACAATGCGTTGGCGATTTTCAGCCTCTTTAGAAGGGAGCGGTTCTGGCGTTCTACCTCCCCATTCGCCTGGGGCCAATACGGTGACGTATGATTCCGGATTATTCCTTTCATTCGACAGTACTCATCGAATTCGATTGCGACAAATTGCTTCGCGTTATCTAGTGTAATAGTACGTGGAATACCCCAAATACGAAAAATTTTATCCAGCCGTTTTATTGTTTCCTTAGCAGTAATGTTCGTCATTATCTCAACATCAACGTGTCTGCTGAAATAATCGATTACCACCAAAATGTACTCCCCAGATGGCAGCGGACCGAGGAAATCGATTGCAATGTCTATCCAGGGTTTATCCGGCAATGGTCTACGCGACATAGGTTCTGGGGGATCTGGAATCTGTACCAAACGGCAGCCTTCGCATTTTTCACATGCCTTTACTACTTCTTGGTCCATGTTTGGCCACCAACATCGGTCTCGTAAACGTCTTTTCATAGTGGATTGACCTGGATGCCCTTCATGAGCTAGCATCAACATTCTGTTCCTCAAAACTGCTGgaattactaacttcgac
This window harbors:
- the LOC134204482 gene encoding uncharacterized protein K02A2.6-like; the protein is MVSALAALIDYTKESDYDQDMENTIRSIQETAAIDISEVTVATEIDGELQAVKDAIMTDNWSLVQVKQYSAFRTELSYANNLVLRGSKLVIPAVLRNRMLMLAHEGHPGQSTMKRRLRDRCWWPNMDQEVVKACEKCEGCRLVQIPDPPEPMSRRPLPDKPWIDIAIDFLGPLPSGEYILVVIDYFSRHVDVEIMTNITAKETIKRLDKIFRIWGIPRTITLDNAKQFVAIEFDEYCRMKGIIRNHTSPYWPQANGEVERQNRSLLKRLKIANALYGTWRAELDRYLDMYNNTPHSTTDFSDRDKAQKFLGKEREDTNRRAKLSDIAIGDVVLMRNLHPSNKLSTNFLKEKFLVEHRNGSNISAKSLETGNHSKEMFLI